A single window of Paenibacillus sp. FSL H8-0537 DNA harbors:
- a CDS encoding NAD/NADP transhydrogenase alpha subunit, with the protein MKCISVYTNSFELFSDIYEQVLSSPPEENEDIVVEGVTVSGSGDVPDQYIERMRQKPEVVVMREKERNIMILQHGNVFEICMPSDDEEIA; encoded by the coding sequence GTGAAGTGTATTTCCGTGTATACAAATAGTTTTGAGCTTTTCTCTGATATTTATGAGCAAGTGCTTAGCTCCCCGCCAGAAGAAAACGAAGATATCGTAGTGGAAGGCGTAACCGTTAGCGGCTCCGGCGACGTGCCTGACCAATACATCGAGCGTATGCGTCAAAAACCGGAAGTCGTTGTTATGCGCGAAAAAGAGCGTAACATTATGATTTTGCAGCATGGCAATGTATTCGAAATTTGCATGCCTTCCGATGATGAGGAAATTGCATAG
- the nth gene encoding endonuclease III: protein MNAKQKMRHILDTLAEMFPDAHCELNHSNPFELTIAVLMSAQCTDEMVNKVTANLFQKYKQPEDYVAVPLEELEQDIRRIGLFRSKASNIQKLCRILIDKYDGETPSTHEQLVELPGVGRKTANVVMSNAFNVPAIAVDTHVERVSKRLRVAKSDDSVLEVEKKLMKLVPKDEWTLTHHRLIFFGRYHCKAQNPQCEVCPLLDMCNEGKQRMKPGLNKKTVKRVAK, encoded by the coding sequence ATGAATGCGAAGCAGAAGATGCGACACATATTGGATACTCTTGCGGAGATGTTTCCGGACGCACATTGCGAGCTGAACCATTCTAATCCGTTTGAGCTGACGATTGCTGTCTTGATGTCTGCGCAATGTACTGATGAGATGGTGAATAAGGTAACCGCGAACCTATTTCAAAAGTATAAGCAGCCGGAGGACTATGTGGCGGTTCCGCTGGAAGAGCTGGAGCAGGATATTCGAAGAATCGGTTTATTCCGAAGCAAAGCTTCCAATATTCAAAAATTGTGCCGCATTCTCATTGATAAATATGATGGAGAAACTCCTTCCACGCATGAGCAGCTGGTTGAGCTGCCGGGTGTTGGACGCAAGACGGCGAATGTCGTCATGTCTAATGCGTTTAATGTGCCGGCTATTGCAGTCGATACCCATGTTGAACGTGTATCCAAGCGCCTTAGGGTAGCGAAGTCTGATGATTCTGTGCTGGAAGTTGAGAAGAAGCTCATGAAGCTTGTTCCCAAAGACGAATGGACCCTTACCCATCATCGGCTCATTTTTTTCGGCCGCTATCATTGCAAGGCGCAAAATCCGCAATGCGAGGTTTGTCCGCTGCTGGATATGTGCAATGAAGGAAAACAACGTATGAAGCCAGGCTTAAACAAGAAGACTGTTAAGAGAGTGGCTAAATAA